The window TCCTTTCAATGCAACCTCTGCATAGTTTTTTCGAATAAATTCTCTAATTTCTTCTTTGTCTTTCATAAAATAACCCTCCATCTACTTTTGGTGATTATTTGTGATTTACAAGTATTTTATTAAGAATATCCCGGTTTATTTTGGTGGGCAACAATAACTTTCTGATTTTCTCATTGCCTCATCTAAAAGCTGCATCGATCGAATAACAGTTTCTCGCTCGAAATCACTAAAGGGAGATAAAATGTCGTTAAGATACTTATTCATTTCTTGATTTATATTTTGCTCGGTCTGGGTTCCTTTAGGCGTGAGTGATAGAAGGTTTACGCGATTATCATTAGGATGAGGTGTCTTTTTGACCAAATCCCTTTCAACAAGGGTCTTGACTTGACGGCTAAAGGTTGTGATATCTAAACCCAAAGCTCCAGCAATATCCTGCATTGACGGCTTGTTCTGTCTAGAGATCTCGTATAATATGTGGCCTTGAATGAGACTAATATCATCCCCACAGCAGTCTTCACAGCAACGTTCATTCAGGAAGCCAAATCTTCTAACAATCATTTGGAGCAAACTTCTTAAGTTGTTATTTTCCAATTTAATCACCTCACAATTATTTATATAATAATTA of the Bacillus sp. 1NLA3E genome contains:
- a CDS encoding MarR family winged helix-turn-helix transcriptional regulator — translated: MENNNLRSLLQMIVRRFGFLNERCCEDCCGDDISLIQGHILYEISRQNKPSMQDIAGALGLDITTFSRQVKTLVERDLVKKTPHPNDNRVNLLSLTPKGTQTEQNINQEMNKYLNDILSPFSDFERETVIRSMQLLDEAMRKSESYCCPPK